In one Umezawaea sp. Da 62-37 genomic region, the following are encoded:
- a CDS encoding DUF5682 family protein, which yields MTFPHTDEHTAELERLAAHDVPHLIGVRHHSPALAAAMPDLLAAAEPEVLLIELPEELGAWLPHLADPALTAPVALSGAARDGRSLAFYPFADFSPELAAVRWAHRNGVEVRTCDLPLALRGDGHTGSDRGPSPLTDALRRATTGRDGDDLWDRLVEAASPGQAAEAIRRAALMVGWAMRDDAAGRDGTGIDGFDLRREAWMRRAVSLVGGRRCAAVIGSFHAAALLRGPEDDEAESVPSGPEAVTSLVPYGFALLDERSGYPAGIRDPEWQQAVLEAAGDPAAVEAAAASVIVRICVRVRELGHPAGPGEAREALRLAVDLARLRGLPAPGRSEVVEAVQTVLTHAEPLGRGRVVARAAGDVLVGHRTGLLAPGTPRSGLAPAVEAHLAELRLPGPGSREPAVLRLDPLRSALDARREVALRRLSVLGVTYAESTATTRVGGGDALTTRWTATWTPSTAATLPVAGLWGATLPLAAHGRLRARRADRELKGGQTPGDVLSDLADAAACGLPELVGDLLSDAATVLPSSATLPELLACLDLLDRLRAGHLPGTPGDVLDAHPRLAPDLDTAAVAQLDGLAGSEDPADAHALVELGQRHDKHGSGLRLTATLRRLADTAAPLIAGAAGAAQVLLGLVPPAALGERVASWLDSATTPDRREVLRRGLTGVLAAAAPLLETPEAVAPLLDRVEGLADRDFLDRLPALRGAFTSIGPAARARVLAVVEQRTGDRVDAAHLPDPELLAIWLDAEHAGAEALRAHGLERPAFDAPRPADTEPESTVDTKPVVATELPAAIRWRLVLGARGERPAGASRYAAALDELYGRDRGEGAERGDLGADRSDPFPDVREWSDELRELFGDHVREEVLAAAAEGGRLEAALEIDPGSVRPSVELLRNVLSLAGGLSESSLARLRPLVARLVRELTAQLATRVRPALTGMQLPVPTRRPGGKLDLPRTLRANLATARRDANGRVLVVPERPVFRTRGRKSSDWRLVLVVDVSGSMEASTVWSALTAAVFAGVPSLSTHFLAFSTEVVDLTDRVSDPLSLLLEVRVGGGTHIAGALRHARSMVTVPERTMVVLVSDFEEGGPVGALIGQVRELVSSGVTVLGCASLDDSGVARYSTSVAGALVAAGMPVAALSPQALARWVGEKVRG from the coding sequence GTGACTTTCCCGCACACCGACGAGCACACCGCCGAGCTGGAGCGGTTGGCCGCGCACGACGTGCCGCACCTGATCGGGGTGCGGCACCACTCCCCCGCGCTGGCCGCGGCGATGCCCGACCTGCTCGCGGCCGCCGAGCCCGAGGTGCTGCTCATCGAACTGCCCGAGGAGTTGGGCGCGTGGCTGCCGCACCTGGCCGATCCCGCTCTGACCGCGCCGGTGGCGCTGTCGGGGGCGGCGCGCGACGGCCGGAGTCTGGCGTTCTACCCGTTCGCGGACTTCTCGCCGGAACTCGCGGCGGTGCGGTGGGCGCACCGCAACGGGGTCGAGGTGCGGACGTGCGACCTGCCGCTGGCGTTGCGCGGTGACGGGCACACGGGGTCCGACCGCGGGCCGTCGCCGTTGACCGACGCGTTGCGGCGGGCCACCACGGGACGGGACGGGGACGACCTGTGGGACCGGCTGGTGGAGGCGGCATCGCCCGGCCAGGCCGCGGAGGCGATCCGCCGGGCGGCGCTGATGGTCGGCTGGGCCATGCGCGACGACGCCGCGGGCCGGGACGGCACCGGGATCGACGGGTTCGACCTGCGGCGCGAGGCGTGGATGCGGCGCGCGGTGTCGCTCGTGGGCGGTCGGCGCTGCGCGGCGGTGATCGGCTCGTTCCACGCCGCCGCCCTGCTGCGCGGCCCCGAAGACGACGAGGCGGAGTCGGTCCCGAGTGGACCGGAGGCCGTCACCTCGTTGGTGCCCTACGGTTTCGCGCTGCTGGACGAGCGTTCCGGCTACCCGGCGGGCATCCGCGACCCGGAGTGGCAGCAGGCGGTGCTGGAGGCGGCGGGCGACCCGGCCGCCGTGGAGGCCGCCGCCGCGTCGGTGATCGTGCGGATCTGCGTGCGGGTGAGGGAACTGGGCCATCCCGCGGGTCCCGGCGAGGCGCGGGAGGCGTTGCGGCTGGCGGTCGACCTCGCCCGGCTGCGCGGACTGCCCGCGCCCGGCCGCAGCGAGGTCGTGGAGGCGGTGCAGACCGTGCTGACGCACGCCGAACCGCTGGGGCGGGGCCGGGTCGTGGCCCGCGCCGCCGGTGACGTGCTGGTCGGCCACCGCACCGGCCTGCTGGCGCCCGGCACACCCCGTTCGGGGCTGGCGCCCGCGGTCGAGGCGCACCTGGCTGAGCTCCGCCTGCCCGGTCCCGGCAGCCGCGAACCGGCCGTGCTGCGGCTGGACCCGCTGCGTTCCGCGCTGGACGCGCGCCGGGAGGTCGCGCTGCGCAGGCTCTCGGTGCTGGGCGTCACCTACGCCGAATCCACCGCCACGACCAGGGTCGGCGGCGGTGACGCGCTCACCACCCGCTGGACCGCGACGTGGACCCCGTCGACGGCGGCCACCCTGCCGGTGGCCGGGCTGTGGGGCGCGACCCTGCCGCTGGCCGCGCACGGACGCCTGCGCGCCCGCCGCGCGGACCGCGAACTGAAGGGCGGCCAGACCCCCGGCGACGTGCTGTCCGATCTGGCCGACGCCGCCGCCTGCGGCCTGCCGGAACTCGTCGGCGACCTGCTGTCGGACGCGGCGACGGTGCTGCCGTCGTCCGCGACGCTGCCGGAACTGCTGGCCTGCCTCGACCTGCTCGACCGCCTCCGCGCGGGCCACCTGCCGGGCACGCCCGGCGACGTCCTCGACGCGCACCCGCGACTCGCGCCGGACCTGGACACCGCGGCCGTGGCCCAGTTGGACGGCCTGGCCGGGTCGGAGGACCCGGCCGACGCGCACGCCCTGGTGGAACTGGGGCAGCGCCACGACAAGCACGGCAGCGGTCTGCGGCTGACCGCGACGCTGCGGCGGCTGGCCGACACCGCCGCGCCGCTGATCGCCGGTGCCGCGGGTGCGGCGCAGGTCCTGCTCGGCCTCGTCCCGCCCGCCGCGCTGGGCGAGCGGGTCGCGTCCTGGCTCGACAGCGCCACCACCCCGGACCGGCGCGAGGTCCTGCGCCGCGGTCTCACCGGGGTGCTGGCCGCCGCGGCCCCGCTGCTGGAGACCCCGGAAGCCGTGGCACCGCTGCTGGACCGGGTGGAGGGCTTGGCCGACCGCGACTTCCTCGACCGCCTTCCCGCGCTGCGCGGCGCTTTCACCTCCATCGGCCCGGCCGCGCGGGCGCGCGTGCTCGCGGTCGTCGAGCAGCGCACGGGCGACCGGGTCGACGCCGCGCACCTGCCCGACCCGGAGCTGTTGGCGATCTGGCTGGACGCGGAGCACGCGGGCGCGGAAGCCCTGCGGGCGCACGGCCTGGAACGTCCCGCGTTCGACGCTCCCCGTCCGGCGGACACCGAACCGGAGTCCACTGTGGACACCAAACCCGTTGTGGCGACGGAACTCCCGGCCGCGATCCGCTGGCGGCTGGTGCTCGGCGCGCGGGGTGAGCGTCCAGCTGGTGCCAGTCGTTACGCGGCCGCCCTGGACGAGCTGTACGGGCGTGATCGCGGCGAGGGCGCGGAGCGCGGCGATCTCGGCGCCGACCGGTCCGACCCGTTCCCCGACGTGCGCGAGTGGTCCGACGAGCTGCGGGAGCTGTTCGGCGACCACGTCCGCGAGGAAGTCCTCGCCGCCGCGGCGGAAGGCGGGCGCCTGGAGGCCGCGCTGGAGATCGACCCAGGCTCGGTGCGGCCGTCGGTGGAGCTGCTGCGCAACGTCCTGTCGCTGGCGGGCGGGCTGTCGGAGTCGTCGCTGGCCCGGCTGCGGCCGCTGGTGGCGCGGCTGGTGCGCGAGCTGACGGCGCAGCTGGCCACACGGGTCCGCCCGGCGCTGACCGGGATGCAGCTGCCGGTGCCCACCCGTCGGCCCGGCGGCAAGCTCGACCTGCCGCGCACGCTGCGGGCGAACCTCGCCACCGCGCGCCGGGACGCGAACGGCCGGGTGCTGGTGGTGCCGGAGCGGCCGGTGTTCCGCACGCGCGGCCGCAAGTCCAGCGACTGGCGGCTGGTGCTCGTGGTGGACGTGTCGGGCTCGATGGAGGCGTCCACGGTGTGGTCGGCGCTGACGGCCGCGGTGTTCGCCGGGGTGCCGTCGCTGTCGACGCACTTCCTGGCGTTCTCCACCGAGGTCGTCGACCTGACCGACCGGGTGTCGGACCCGCTGTCGCTGCTGCTGGAGGTGCGGGTCGGCGGCGGCACGCACATCGCGGGCGCGCTGCGGCACGCGCGCTCGATGGTGACCGTGCCGGAGAGGACGATGGTGGTGCTGGTGAGCGACTTCGAGGAGGGCGGCCCGGTGGGCGCCCTCATCGGGCAGGTCCGGGAGCTGGTGTCGTCCGGGGTGACGGTGCTGGGGTGCGCGAGCCTCGACGACAGCGGTGTCGCCCGGTACTCGACGTCGGTCGCGGGCGCGCTGGTGGCGGCCGGGATGCCGGTGGCCGCGCTCAGCCCGCAGGCGCTGGCGCGCTGGGTCGGCGAGAAGGTGCGCGGATGA